The Gracilimonas sediminicola sequence ATGCTTCCTGCTCTTTTGGTTTCAACGTGTACAGGTAATAAAGCAAACCTGTGGTTAAAACGACACTGCCAATTACCAAAAGAACAGGGATGTCCATTTCAGGGGTAATTTTCTCATCCAGCATTTCCGGGTAAAAGCTGCTGGCTACTACTTGTCCGCCGTTATTTACGAAGTGAGCAACCATAGCCGGAATCAGACTATCAGAGATGTAGGTAACATAGGCCAGGAAAACACCTAAAGTGGCCAGCGGTAAAAAGTTTGAAATTTGAAGGTGATAGGCTCCGAAGATAGCCCCTGATATTAAGATAGCAGCCGTTATGCCCCAGCTTTTTTCAAAAGCCCGCTGCACATATCCACGGTACATAATCTCTTCGCACACCGCCGGTACCAACCCAATATGAAATACTCCCAAAAGCAGGGCATTATCTGATTTCAGAAAGTTTGAAATCATTTCGGCCATGGTCTCCTGCATTTGAGCCATAGCTTCCGGAACCGGTAGAAAGGAATTCAGCCACCCTAAAAACAAAATAGTGGGCTGAGCAACAACAAAAAGAACGGCAGCCAAAGCGGTTACCTGCCACACATTCCCGGAAAGCTTCATTCTGAGAAATTCTTTCCGGTCTCCCTTTACTGCGTGAAGTTTGACAACCAGCAGTGTAGCAAGGGCCATGATGAGAATTTGACCCGAGGAGTTTGCCAGAAAAAGGATGTCAAAGTTGGTGGAAAGCTCGTCCAGCATGGTTTGCACATCCAGGCTTTCAGCGGTAGCTAAAATTCCTACGAACCCAACAATTCCTCCAACAATGTTAAACGCGATTAGTGCTACAAAAACCCAGGCAATAGCCATTCCCCAGTGGGCAAAACCGTTACGTTCTACCCACGGGGCCGGCTTATGGTTTTCATATACTTGCTGGTATTCACTGTGCGAAGATGCCGTCTCTTTTTCCTGATTCATTAACTTCTTTTACTCTTCTGATGCGAAAATTTTAGCGCCGATTAAGCCCGAGATTACGTTCAAAAGTCCAAGACCGATAAAAGTAAATAAAGCCTGAAGACCTATATTTTTAGCAGAATTAGGATTCTCCATCCCGGAAATAGCTTGCTCTTTTGCCTCTGCCGGCATTTGCATAGCTTCGATATTCTGAATGTTCCAGTCTACAAGAGCTTGCTGAAAACTTGGATCAATAATATTCCAGATTTGTCCTAAAATAACAGAAACAACGGTAGCACCCAGACCAACGAAAAGTCCAATTAATGCACCTTTGCCGATTTTATAGGTAACGTCATACTCTTTAGCGTAGTGCCAGTTTGCAAGCACTCCACCAATGGCACCGACCAAACATCCGATGGTTCCAAGAAGTTGAGCTGAACTAAAAAATGATCCTGATGGCTCAGAACCTAAAGTCATATACCCGCCGATAATTGCAAAGGCTGTAACGATAATCCCTACCACCAGTGAGGCTATTATTACTGAATTCCAATAACTTGGGTTTTCTTGTATCTGTTCGTTTTCCATATCCATTGTTACTCCGAATTATTAATTGTGAAAAATTCATGTACCAAGATAAATGCGAGCGGTAATCCAAATAAGGCACCCATAATAAATCTTGAGGTAAGGGTATTCGTCCAAAGGCCGAAATAGTTTCCCGAAACATCAACTAAATTTAACAGAATAGCAGCAATTAACCAGCCCTTTTCTATGTTTTGTCCCCGCTTTTTTAACAGGGCATACACAGGCAGTAAAATCCAGCCGGCAAACAATGCCCCATAGATACCAAAACATCTTGCACAAACAGCCATTTGAACACCGGAAAGAGTATATGAGCGGGCAGGATCCTGATGGCATAGCACATCAAATATGGCAAATTGCCAGCTGTTTATAGCTGTGGGTGAAGATGAAAACAGACCGGGGCCCAAGGCTGCAATAACCAGAAACACCAGTGCCGGCAACAAACTCCAGTACAATAGCTTGTTATGTGCCTGCAGGCTCCACACATTTTACCCGTTTAGCTGTCCTTGGATACCCTGTAGAAAAGATTCGGGTGCGCGCAATGGCTTTCGGGATTCACGATCCATAAAACAAAGGCTGACTTCACCAAACACATGCACCTTATCGGATGCTGAAGTT is a genomic window containing:
- a CDS encoding CPBP family intramembrane glutamic endopeptidase; this encodes MNQEKETASSHSEYQQVYENHKPAPWVERNGFAHWGMAIAWVFVALIAFNIVGGIVGFVGILATAESLDVQTMLDELSTNFDILFLANSSGQILIMALATLLVVKLHAVKGDRKEFLRMKLSGNVWQVTALAAVLFVVAQPTILFLGWLNSFLPVPEAMAQMQETMAEMISNFLKSDNALLLGVFHIGLVPAVCEEIMYRGYVQRAFEKSWGITAAILISGAIFGAYHLQISNFLPLATLGVFLAYVTYISDSLIPAMVAHFVNNGGQVVASSFYPEMLDEKITPEMDIPVLLVIGSVVLTTGLLYYLYTLKPKEQEA
- a CDS encoding DUF4199 family protein produces the protein MENEQIQENPSYWNSVIIASLVVGIIVTAFAIIGGYMTLGSEPSGSFFSSAQLLGTIGCLVGAIGGVLANWHYAKEYDVTYKIGKGALIGLFVGLGATVVSVILGQIWNIIDPSFQQALVDWNIQNIEAMQMPAEAKEQAISGMENPNSAKNIGLQALFTFIGLGLLNVISGLIGAKIFASEE
- a CDS encoding DUF2085 domain-containing protein encodes the protein MWSLQAHNKLLYWSLLPALVFLVIAALGPGLFSSSPTAINSWQFAIFDVLCHQDPARSYTLSGVQMAVCARCFGIYGALFAGWILLPVYALLKKRGQNIEKGWLIAAILLNLVDVSGNYFGLWTNTLTSRFIMGALFGLPLAFILVHEFFTINNSE